A single region of the Crocosphaera sp. UHCC 0190 genome encodes:
- a CDS encoding Fe(3+) ABC transporter substrate-binding protein — protein MTRNQVSRSGTKLTVSKLSRRLFLSGSTATAVIGMSQLMTSCGQKNSNNTPAPSPSASVTGVTGELNLYSSRHYNTDTALYEGFTKETGVKVNLVEGSADELIERIQSEGENTQADLLITVDVAKLWRAQEAGIFVPITSPILEQKIPPSLRDPQGYWFGFTKRARVIMYNKEKVKPEELSTYGALADPKWKGKIVMRPSSNTYNQSLVASLIQANGEAKTEEWCRGFVANFARPPQGNDMKQIEDVAAGVGDLTLANTYYLTRFAKSEEPAKKEVFAKIGVFFPNQDGRGAHVNISGAGVIKNAPHKENAVKFLEYLTSDTAQEFFAKGNDEYPVVAGVPLDPVLASFGTFKADETDIAAFGPNLAAAVKIMDRAGWK, from the coding sequence ATGACACGCAATCAAGTGTCAAGGAGTGGGACAAAGTTAACCGTGAGTAAATTATCGAGACGACTATTCCTGAGTGGAAGTACGGCGACAGCAGTTATTGGTATGAGTCAACTAATGACAAGCTGTGGACAAAAAAACAGCAATAACACCCCGGCCCCTAGTCCAAGTGCATCAGTGACAGGAGTGACAGGGGAGTTAAACCTTTATTCTTCCCGTCACTACAACACAGATACAGCGTTGTATGAAGGGTTTACCAAAGAGACAGGGGTTAAAGTTAATCTGGTGGAAGGGAGTGCGGATGAACTGATCGAACGAATCCAAAGCGAAGGAGAAAATACCCAAGCGGATCTTTTAATCACCGTTGACGTAGCCAAGTTGTGGCGGGCCCAAGAAGCAGGTATTTTTGTCCCCATCACCTCTCCTATTTTAGAGCAAAAAATTCCCCCATCCTTGCGTGATCCCCAAGGATATTGGTTTGGGTTTACCAAACGGGCGCGGGTGATCATGTATAACAAAGAAAAGGTGAAACCGGAAGAATTATCGACTTATGGGGCGTTAGCTGATCCTAAATGGAAAGGGAAGATAGTGATGCGCCCTTCTAGTAATACTTATAACCAATCCTTAGTAGCATCGTTAATTCAAGCCAATGGGGAAGCCAAAACGGAAGAATGGTGTCGGGGTTTCGTGGCGAATTTTGCCCGCCCTCCCCAGGGTAATGACATGAAACAAATTGAAGATGTGGCCGCAGGAGTAGGGGATCTAACTTTGGCCAATACTTACTATTTAACCCGTTTTGCCAAGTCAGAAGAACCAGCGAAAAAAGAAGTTTTTGCCAAAATTGGGGTCTTCTTCCCCAACCAAGACGGTAGAGGGGCCCACGTTAATATTAGTGGGGCCGGGGTAATTAAAAATGCGCCCCACAAAGAAAATGCGGTTAAATTCTTGGAATATTTAACCAGTGACACGGCCCAAGAATTCTTTGCGAAGGGCAATGATGAATATCCGGTTGTGGCAGGAGTCCCCCTTGATCCGGTTTTAGCCAGTTTCGGCACATTTAAAGCCGATGAGACGGATATAGCTGCTTTTGGACCTAATTTAGCGGCTGCGGTCAAAATTATGGATCGGGCGGGGTGGAAGTAG
- the obgE gene encoding GTPase ObgE, which produces MQFIDRAEIEVEAGKGGDGIVAFRREKYVPAGGPAGGNGGKGGSVILKAVNNLQTLLDFRYARLFKADNGQRGGPNNRTGAMGKDIIIEVPCGTVIYDLETDEILGDLIENGQILCVAQGGKGGLGNKYFLSNQNRAPEYALPGLEGEHRNLRLELKLLAEVGIIGLPNAGKSTLISSLSSARPKIADYPFTTLIPNLGVVRKPTGDGTVFADIPGLIEGAHEGIGLGHEFLRHIERTRLLLHLVDITSDDPIKDYQVIQQELKAYGRGLSDRPQILAFNKIDAADQETLELMIKELQKLSDSPIFTISAVTRTGLDELLQTVWKMLDEAEVL; this is translated from the coding sequence ATGCAGTTTATTGATCGCGCTGAAATTGAAGTAGAAGCTGGTAAAGGAGGAGATGGTATAGTCGCCTTCCGACGGGAAAAATATGTCCCTGCGGGGGGTCCTGCGGGGGGAAATGGGGGAAAAGGTGGCTCAGTAATTTTAAAAGCCGTAAACAACCTGCAAACCCTCTTAGACTTCCGTTATGCGCGTCTTTTTAAAGCAGATAATGGCCAACGTGGCGGCCCCAATAATCGTACGGGAGCCATGGGTAAAGATATTATTATTGAGGTTCCTTGTGGTACGGTAATCTATGATCTAGAAACCGATGAAATATTAGGGGATTTGATTGAAAATGGACAGATTCTTTGTGTGGCCCAAGGAGGAAAAGGGGGACTAGGAAATAAATACTTTTTAAGTAACCAAAACCGCGCCCCAGAATATGCTTTACCCGGTTTGGAAGGGGAACATAGAAACCTCAGATTAGAGTTGAAATTGTTAGCTGAAGTGGGAATTATTGGTTTACCTAATGCGGGAAAATCCACCTTAATTTCTTCTCTTTCCTCTGCTCGTCCTAAGATTGCAGATTATCCATTTACTACTTTAATTCCTAACTTGGGTGTTGTGAGAAAACCGACGGGAGATGGAACGGTTTTTGCTGATATTCCTGGGTTAATTGAAGGGGCCCACGAAGGGATAGGATTAGGTCATGAATTTTTACGACATATTGAACGAACTCGCCTATTATTGCATTTAGTTGATATTACTTCGGATGATCCCATTAAAGATTATCAAGTGATTCAACAAGAGTTAAAAGCCTATGGCCGGGGATTAAGCGATCGCCCGCAAATTCTTGCTTTTAATAAAATTGATGCGGCAGATCAAGAAACTCTGGAATTAATGATAAAAGAACTACAAAAGTTAAGTGATTCTCCGATTTTTACTATTTCAGCCGTGACGAGAACTGGATTAGATGAACTTTTACAAACTGTTTGGAAAATGTTAGATGAAGCGGAAGTATTATGA
- a CDS encoding Mo-dependent nitrogenase C-terminal domain-containing protein, giving the protein MASVTQYAYTTEQISAWLRGLLTIAWCDGDYDPQEQQLIAELTQDLALDDQESVLFQSITPEELAEALGHDPKIGENFLRTAVLVAIADGIYSAPEGKLLHEFSEALGLKVEALESLEHTLCEPLEEHSEALALGQTSGLISPPHPHPDLLHPLKDWLDGMDIHDPRLARFICKMVPPQCPFERDIKLFGHKIVHIPPLCKLNPLYEQLVGLRFRALSYLVDDCEEDISEYT; this is encoded by the coding sequence ATGGCTAGTGTTACACAATACGCCTATACAACCGAGCAAATTTCCGCGTGGTTACGAGGTTTACTGACCATTGCTTGGTGCGACGGGGACTATGACCCCCAAGAACAACAATTAATTGCTGAATTAACCCAAGACTTAGCCCTTGATGACCAAGAATCCGTCCTATTCCAATCTATTACCCCTGAAGAACTAGCTGAGGCTTTAGGGCATGACCCCAAAATCGGAGAAAACTTCTTAAGAACGGCTGTTTTGGTAGCGATCGCCGATGGGATTTATTCTGCCCCGGAAGGGAAACTATTACATGAATTTAGTGAAGCATTAGGATTAAAAGTCGAGGCTTTAGAAAGTTTAGAACACACCCTTTGTGAACCCCTAGAAGAACATTCTGAAGCCTTAGCACTAGGTCAAACCAGTGGTTTAATCAGTCCCCCTCATCCTCATCCCGATCTTTTACATCCTCTCAAAGACTGGTTAGATGGGATGGATATTCATGATCCCCGTTTGGCCCGTTTTATCTGTAAAATGGTTCCCCCTCAATGTCCTTTTGAGCGAGATATTAAATTATTCGGCCATAAAATTGTTCATATTCCCCCTTTATGTAAATTAAACCCCCTTTATGAACAATTAGTCGGGTTAAGATTCCGCGCTTTATCTTATCTAGTAGATGACTGTGAGGAGGATATTTCGGAATATACTTAA
- a CDS encoding adenylate/guanylate cyclase domain-containing protein has protein sequence MLMLLAVSIASILVISYVGYTSGKEALLNNIYYQMTEIRNSRARQVQSYFNYVRNQAITLAEDPTVVDAMGSFRDTFNQLEEQEIPSDWISELWLFYEKEFIPRLKVNVDGIPSVITYFPKKAATRYLQYHYIANNPYPVEDKSYLNKAKDGSEYSTIHEKYHVFFRDIATRFNYNNLALVDSKTGNIVYTVNKGTGFATSLHDGPYAYSGAANLLETLQNNRERGAFEMVDFAPFRPNYAQPVAFIGSPIFQQSNLIGILLLQLPVDEINRIMTGNYQWKKDGLGQTGETILVGLDYLMRSQSRFLVEDPDNYFSELNKQRIPDKIIQKIRANNSPILLQEIRSDSIKRAINGQEGLAILNDYRGIPSLISYAPLKLADRLDWVIIAKIYVSEAFAPIQLFGKRVLVTTAILVPLVTLLSLFLSRRLVIPIYRLISGAKKITSGATNVVVDVPSDDEFCHLAQAFNKMARTIDEEKEALEKQIRKNDSLLLKTLPAPIVKRLKRGEQKIADKFPHVTVLSANIVGFDEQCDLMTAEEAVGLLNDIVSAFDDAAERHDVEKISTVGTSYLAASGLFLPRLDRDKGAIELALEMLRIVRGFSQESHLDFEIRIGIYSGTVIGGLLGKTKLIYNLLGNTAKIARFLMIVNSVEGKPNSILVSQNVYEPLQDFYKFSSMGEIEIPEQGKLAVWLLRDGGSKK, from the coding sequence ATGTTGATGCTACTTGCCGTCAGCATCGCCTCTATTTTAGTGATTAGTTATGTCGGTTATACCAGTGGGAAAGAAGCCTTACTTAATAATATTTATTATCAAATGACGGAGATAAGGAACTCTAGGGCCAGACAAGTTCAATCCTACTTTAATTATGTCAGAAATCAAGCAATTACTTTAGCAGAAGATCCGACAGTTGTTGATGCAATGGGTTCGTTTCGTGATACGTTTAATCAATTAGAAGAGCAAGAAATTCCTTCAGATTGGATTTCTGAACTTTGGCTTTTTTATGAAAAAGAATTTATCCCTAGACTCAAAGTTAATGTTGATGGTATTCCCTCTGTAATTACCTATTTTCCGAAAAAAGCAGCGACTCGTTATCTTCAATATCATTATATTGCAAATAATCCTTATCCTGTAGAGGATAAAAGTTATTTAAACAAGGCAAAAGATGGCAGTGAGTATAGCACAATTCATGAAAAATACCATGTTTTTTTTCGAGATATTGCTACTCGTTTTAACTACAATAACTTAGCACTTGTTGATAGTAAAACAGGAAATATTGTCTATACTGTTAACAAAGGAACCGGATTTGCTACCAGTTTACATGATGGCCCTTATGCTTATAGTGGAGCAGCAAACCTATTAGAAACCCTACAAAATAATCGAGAGAGAGGTGCTTTTGAAATGGTTGATTTTGCTCCTTTTCGTCCTAATTATGCTCAACCGGTTGCTTTTATTGGGAGTCCAATTTTCCAACAATCCAATTTAATTGGTATTCTTTTATTGCAATTACCTGTTGATGAAATCAATCGGATTATGACAGGTAATTATCAATGGAAAAAAGACGGACTTGGCCAAACAGGGGAAACGATTTTAGTGGGATTAGATTATTTAATGCGTTCTCAATCTCGGTTTTTAGTTGAAGACCCCGATAATTATTTTTCAGAACTCAATAAACAGCGTATTCCTGATAAAATCATTCAAAAAATTCGTGCCAACAATAGCCCAATTTTACTACAAGAAATTCGGAGTGATTCGATTAAACGAGCCATTAATGGGCAAGAAGGACTGGCTATTTTAAATGATTATCGAGGTATTCCTTCTTTAATTTCCTATGCCCCTTTAAAATTAGCTGACCGCTTAGATTGGGTTATTATTGCTAAAATTTATGTCAGTGAAGCTTTTGCTCCCATACAACTTTTTGGTAAAAGAGTATTAGTAACAACCGCAATTTTAGTTCCTTTAGTTACTCTTTTATCTCTCTTTCTTTCCCGTCGTTTAGTGATACCAATTTATCGATTAATTTCGGGGGCAAAAAAAATTACATCAGGGGCTACTAATGTTGTTGTTGATGTGCCATCAGATGATGAATTTTGTCACTTAGCACAAGCTTTTAATAAAATGGCTAGAACCATTGATGAAGAAAAAGAAGCCCTAGAAAAACAAATCAGAAAGAATGATTCTCTCTTATTAAAAACTTTGCCAGCACCCATTGTTAAACGTCTTAAACGAGGAGAACAGAAGATTGCTGATAAATTTCCTCATGTTACGGTTCTTTCCGCTAATATTGTCGGATTTGATGAACAATGCGATCTGATGACTGCCGAAGAAGCTGTGGGCCTTTTAAATGATATTGTTAGTGCTTTTGATGATGCAGCAGAAAGACATGATGTCGAAAAAATTAGTACCGTAGGCACTTCTTATTTAGCGGCCAGTGGCTTATTTTTACCACGTTTAGATCGAGATAAAGGGGCTATAGAATTAGCTTTAGAAATGCTAAGAATTGTCCGAGGGTTTAGTCAAGAAAGTCACCTAGATTTTGAAATTCGTATTGGTATTTATTCAGGGACAGTGATTGGAGGATTGTTAGGTAAGACTAAATTAATTTATAATTTGTTGGGAAACACTGCTAAAATTGCGCGATTTTTAATGATTGTTAATTCAGTGGAGGGAAAACCTAATTCTATTTTAGTGAGTCAAAATGTCTATGAACCTTTACAAGATTTCTACAAGTTTTCTAGCATGGGAGAAATTGAAATTCCAGAACAAGGTAAATTGGCTGTTTGGTTATTAAGAGATGGTGGCAGCAAAAAATAA
- a CDS encoding L,D-transpeptidase yields MSLNRLLLGLTLIGGSLLLPISGMQLQAIADEVTPEMTAPASQPEAMATPPETDKVLATRLVLNLKERRVYAYQENKVLASYPVAIGKKGWETPKGNFTVMQMIENPKWKNPWNGRVSAPGPNSPLGERWIGFWTNGKNYIGFHGTPGEHVMGQAVSHGCVRMRNRDVKALYELVKTGIPVIVQ; encoded by the coding sequence ATGTCTTTAAATCGTTTATTACTGGGACTGACACTCATTGGCGGGAGTTTACTATTACCGATTTCAGGAATGCAGCTACAGGCGATCGCCGATGAAGTGACCCCAGAAATGACTGCCCCTGCTAGTCAACCAGAGGCCATGGCCACACCTCCTGAAACCGACAAAGTTTTAGCCACCCGTCTTGTCCTTAACTTAAAAGAACGTCGCGTTTATGCCTATCAAGAGAATAAGGTTTTAGCCAGTTATCCTGTGGCGATCGGTAAAAAAGGATGGGAAACCCCCAAAGGTAACTTTACCGTCATGCAGATGATTGAGAACCCGAAATGGAAAAACCCCTGGAATGGCAGAGTAAGCGCACCAGGGCCCAATAGTCCTTTAGGGGAACGCTGGATTGGTTTCTGGACAAATGGCAAAAATTACATCGGGTTTCATGGAACCCCTGGAGAACACGTCATGGGTCAAGCGGTGTCTCATGGATGCGTTCGCATGAGAAATCGAGATGTTAAAGCCTTGTATGAATTAGTTAAAACTGGAATTCCGGTAATTGTTCAATGA
- a CDS encoding FeoA family protein has protein sequence MMQQTRTSYLRELPIGAKGYIVGYDKIFRGYQGKLLSMGLTPGTEFILVRQASIDWPMMIEVKGNLLKLQKPEADALCIEENES, from the coding sequence ATGATGCAACAAACCAGAACAAGTTATCTGCGAGAACTCCCCATAGGAGCGAAGGGTTATATTGTTGGATATGACAAAATTTTTAGGGGTTATCAAGGCAAATTATTGTCTATGGGGTTAACCCCAGGAACAGAATTTATTTTAGTCAGACAAGCGTCAATTGATTGGCCGATGATGATTGAAGTTAAAGGTAATTTACTTAAATTACAAAAACCAGAAGCTGATGCTTTATGTATTGAAGAAAATGAATCTTAA
- the glyQ gene encoding glycine--tRNA ligase subunit alpha: protein MSINFQEIIAKLHEFWSDRGCLIAQPYDTEKGAGTMSPHTFLRAIGPEPWSVAYVEPCRRPTDGRYGENPNRFQHYFQYQVLIKPSPNNIQEIYLDSLRALGIKPEDHDIRFVEDNWESPTLGAWGVGWEVWLDGMEITQFTYFQQCGGIDCRPVSIEITYGLERLAMYLQGVEAMTKIQWNDKINYGDIFLQSEVEQCTYNFEASDPDLLFKLFSLYEQEAKQLIDRGLVLPSLDYVLKCSHSFNLLDARGVIAVAERTRYIGRIRNLAREVANLYFQQRERLNFPLQK, encoded by the coding sequence GTGTCAATTAATTTTCAGGAAATAATTGCCAAATTACACGAATTTTGGAGCGATCGCGGCTGTTTAATTGCCCAACCCTATGATACCGAAAAAGGGGCAGGAACCATGAGTCCCCATACCTTCCTCAGAGCGATTGGCCCGGAACCTTGGTCGGTGGCCTATGTAGAACCCTGTCGTCGTCCTACGGATGGCCGTTATGGAGAAAATCCTAACCGTTTTCAACATTATTTTCAATATCAAGTCTTAATTAAACCCTCACCTAATAATATTCAAGAAATCTATTTAGACTCCCTCAGAGCATTAGGAATTAAACCCGAAGATCATGATATTCGCTTTGTGGAAGATAACTGGGAGTCCCCGACTTTAGGTGCTTGGGGTGTGGGTTGGGAAGTGTGGTTAGATGGCATGGAAATTACCCAATTTACTTATTTTCAACAATGTGGAGGTATTGATTGTCGTCCTGTTTCTATTGAAATAACCTATGGGTTAGAACGGTTAGCCATGTATCTGCAAGGGGTAGAAGCCATGACCAAGATACAATGGAATGACAAGATCAATTATGGGGATATTTTCCTACAAAGTGAAGTAGAACAATGTACCTACAATTTTGAAGCTTCTGATCCAGATTTACTGTTTAAATTGTTTAGTTTATACGAACAAGAAGCCAAACAATTAATTGACAGGGGGTTAGTATTACCCAGTTTGGATTATGTCTTAAAATGCTCCCATTCCTTTAATTTATTGGATGCTAGAGGTGTAATTGCAGTTGCGGAAAGAACCCGTTATATTGGTCGTATTCGTAACTTAGCGAGAGAAGTGGCTAACTTATATTTTCAGCAACGAGAAAGATTAAATTTTCCTTTGCAGAAATAG
- a CDS encoding multicopper oxidase domain-containing protein: MSQFSTNSPLNSWNRRQFIQGSLTLLGLGLAGGTIGLRHLISRSNYGVKIPDITQDDNQILDNPFNPMMILREFDYGTIKRENGRVIREFKVVANSSLLHLNGNISFVSWNLNNRVPGPTLRAREGDKVRIIFENEDGHSHSLHFHGNHPSEMDGVKPIRHGKTAVYEFEAKPFGVHLYHCHVAPVTRHISKGLYGMFIVDPPQPRLPADEMVMVLGGYDINNARKNDLYAFNGIPNYYRDHPISIYKNQLIRLYILNMIEFDSVATFHIHGNMFKVYRTGRSLTPDEETDMITMGTAERHILEFSYDYPGTFMFHPHQDTMAEYGCLGIFNVLDT, encoded by the coding sequence ATGTCACAATTTTCAACAAATTCGCCACTTAATAGTTGGAATCGTCGCCAATTTATTCAAGGTTCACTCACATTGTTAGGATTAGGTTTAGCAGGAGGAACCATAGGTTTACGTCATCTGATTTCTCGCAGTAATTATGGGGTAAAAATTCCTGATATTACTCAAGATGATAACCAAATCCTTGATAATCCTTTTAATCCTATGATGATTTTAAGGGAGTTTGATTATGGGACTATTAAACGAGAAAATGGGCGAGTTATTCGAGAGTTTAAAGTGGTAGCTAACAGCAGTTTATTACATCTCAATGGTAACATTTCTTTTGTTAGTTGGAATCTCAATAATCGTGTTCCTGGCCCGACTTTAAGAGCAAGAGAAGGGGATAAAGTTAGGATTATTTTTGAGAATGAAGATGGCCATTCCCATAGTTTACATTTTCATGGCAATCATCCTTCAGAAATGGACGGCGTTAAACCTATTCGTCACGGTAAAACTGCTGTCTATGAGTTTGAAGCAAAACCATTCGGAGTGCATCTTTATCATTGTCATGTTGCCCCCGTAACTCGTCATATCAGTAAGGGTTTATATGGAATGTTTATTGTCGATCCACCTCAACCTCGTCTCCCCGCAGATGAGATGGTTATGGTATTAGGTGGTTATGATATTAATAATGCTCGTAAAAATGATTTATATGCTTTTAATGGCATTCCTAATTATTATAGAGATCATCCCATTTCTATCTACAAAAATCAGTTGATTAGGCTCTATATTCTCAATATGATTGAGTTTGATTCTGTCGCAACTTTTCATATTCATGGCAATATGTTCAAAGTTTATCGTACCGGGAGGAGTTTAACCCCTGATGAGGAAACAGATATGATTACAATGGGAACTGCCGAACGCCATATTTTAGAGTTTTCCTATGACTATCCTGGAACATTTATGTTTCATCCTCATCAAGATACTATGGCAGAATATGGATGCTTAGGAATTTTTAATGTTCTAGATACTTAA
- a CDS encoding iron uptake porin produces MLTMRSLFQVPSLILGIMMLISTGSEAVPLSNSGDRNSQLKQSRDGFLNSGRPNQESMSQMINVSELQNTTPTQFLPRPDRNSQLKQSRDGVLNPTRQNRGSMSQVTNVSELQDIAPTEWAYEALRGLVERYGCVVGYPDRTFRGNRALSRHEFAAGLNACLNTIERLLQENVAVLREDIDKLKRLAKEFEGELMALGARVGNLEERTAYLEDHQFSTTTILTGEIVVGLTGITNGEKNEGTEDIPRVNNLGYRGRLELNTSFDGDDSLYVRLATGTVPSYSAIAGTFEGDFGFSQPDDSDLAVELIIYEFALAENLRMFVEPVGGAFDDFTPTINFLDGDGAAGALSAFGTRNPLYYMAEGPGIGFKGTLFEVFQWSAGYLATDGNSPDLGEGMFNGPYGAIGQISYQPSDSFEVAFTYVHGYNNLDTGTGSRRSNFQTFIEEDFETDVNTVNNSYGMEFSWRIAPKFIFGGWAGFTTSRTQNAINIVRQLTIDEMPTQDLPRGDIPMEEMPTEEIFTETMPTEELFTIEKGNIDVWNWAVTLGFPDAFVEGDTAAIIIGMQPWVSKSTLALPDGLRNNDRDSSYHIEAFYQYPINDNISITPGIIVITSPDYDDKNDALVIGTIRTTFSF; encoded by the coding sequence ATGTTAACGATGCGATCGCTGTTTCAAGTCCCCAGTTTGATTTTAGGAATCATGATGTTGATTTCGACCGGTTCTGAAGCTGTCCCTTTATCGAACTCAGGTGATCGAAATTCTCAACTAAAACAGTCTCGTGATGGCTTTTTGAACTCTGGGAGGCCAAATCAAGAGTCAATGTCTCAAATGATCAATGTTTCAGAGTTACAAAATACGACCCCTACTCAATTCTTGCCAAGGCCGGATCGAAATTCTCAACTAAAACAGTCCCGTGATGGTGTTTTGAACCCCACCCGTCAAAATAGGGGATCGATGTCTCAAGTAACCAATGTTTCGGAATTACAAGATATTGCCCCGACTGAGTGGGCCTATGAAGCATTACGGGGTTTAGTAGAAAGGTATGGTTGTGTTGTGGGCTATCCTGATCGCACCTTTCGAGGGAACCGCGCTTTATCCCGTCATGAATTTGCGGCTGGTTTAAACGCCTGTCTTAATACCATAGAACGACTTTTACAGGAAAATGTTGCCGTATTGCGAGAAGACATTGACAAGTTGAAACGGTTAGCCAAGGAATTTGAGGGAGAATTGATGGCTTTAGGGGCCAGAGTGGGCAATTTAGAGGAAAGGACAGCCTATCTTGAAGATCATCAATTTTCTACCACAACTATCCTTACAGGTGAGATAGTTGTGGGGTTAACGGGTATTACCAATGGGGAGAAAAATGAGGGGACTGAAGATATTCCCAGAGTGAATAACCTGGGGTATCGGGGACGACTGGAATTAAATACTAGCTTTGATGGGGATGATTCACTCTATGTCCGTCTCGCAACAGGGACGGTACCCTCCTATTCTGCCATTGCGGGGACGTTCGAAGGGGATTTTGGCTTTTCACAACCTGATGATAGTGATTTAGCCGTAGAACTGATTATTTATGAGTTTGCCTTGGCGGAAAACTTGCGGATGTTTGTTGAACCCGTGGGCGGTGCGTTTGATGACTTTACCCCTACGATCAACTTCCTTGATGGTGATGGGGCTGCGGGGGCGTTATCAGCCTTTGGGACTCGCAATCCTCTTTATTATATGGCTGAAGGGCCAGGAATTGGCTTTAAAGGAACTCTGTTTGAAGTCTTTCAATGGAGTGCAGGTTATTTAGCGACAGATGGTAACAGTCCCGACTTAGGAGAAGGGATGTTTAATGGCCCTTATGGTGCGATCGGTCAAATTAGTTATCAACCTAGTGATAGTTTTGAGGTGGCGTTTACTTATGTGCATGGGTATAACAATCTTGACACAGGAACGGGCAGTCGTCGCTCTAATTTTCAAACCTTTATTGAAGAAGATTTTGAAACAGATGTTAACACGGTTAATAACTCTTATGGGATGGAATTTTCTTGGCGTATTGCCCCTAAATTTATCTTCGGTGGTTGGGCCGGTTTTACTACCTCTAGAACTCAAAATGCTATTAACATTGTGAGACAATTGACCATTGATGAAATGCCAACGCAAGATTTACCAAGGGGAGATATCCCAATGGAGGAAATGCCAACGGAAGAAATTTTTACTGAAACAATGCCAACTGAGGAATTATTTACCATTGAAAAGGGGAATATAGATGTTTGGAATTGGGCGGTAACTTTAGGCTTTCCTGATGCTTTTGTAGAAGGAGACACGGCGGCTATTATTATTGGGATGCAGCCTTGGGTTTCTAAGTCTACACTTGCTTTACCTGATGGGTTACGAAATAATGATCGAGATAGTTCTTATCATATTGAGGCTTTTTATCAATATCCCATTAATGACAACATCTCAATTACCCCTGGCATTATTGTAATTACTTCCCCTGATTATGATGACAAAAATGATGCTTTAGTTATTGGGACAATTCGTACCACATTTAGTTTCTAA
- a CDS encoding ComF family protein: protein MLKNILSIFLKENCPLCQRSTEEEICYDCQRQLKSCQLKHSKQLWQGEFPLFAWGKYDGKLKQAIAALKYDKKPQIGEFLGFWLGESWQKYSLIKTQKTPTIIPIPLHLTKEKARGFNQSEMIAKGFCQITNYPLKTKGLMRIRQTEAMFGLTPEQRKANIKQAFSLGKSLQNHPLSKPILLIDDIYTTGTTAKEAAKVLSDQGFNVLGIIAVSTPSQE from the coding sequence ATGTTAAAGAATATTTTATCGATCTTTCTTAAAGAGAATTGTCCCCTGTGTCAACGTTCCACAGAGGAAGAAATTTGTTATGATTGTCAACGACAATTAAAAAGCTGTCAATTAAAACATTCTAAACAATTGTGGCAGGGAGAATTTCCCTTATTTGCTTGGGGTAAATATGACGGCAAATTAAAACAGGCGATCGCGGCTTTAAAATATGATAAGAAGCCCCAAATAGGAGAATTTTTGGGATTTTGGCTCGGAGAAAGTTGGCAAAAATATAGTTTAATAAAAACCCAGAAAACACCGACAATTATTCCCATTCCCTTGCATTTAACGAAGGAAAAAGCAAGGGGATTTAATCAATCAGAAATGATAGCCAAGGGATTCTGTCAAATCACCAACTATCCCTTAAAAACTAAAGGTTTAATGCGAATTCGTCAAACAGAAGCCATGTTTGGGTTGACACCAGAACAACGAAAAGCTAACATTAAGCAAGCATTTTCATTAGGAAAGTCCCTACAAAATCATCCTTTATCAAAGCCAATTCTGTTAATTGATGATATTTATACCACAGGAACAACCGCCAAAGAAGCGGCGAAAGTTTTAAGTGATCAAGGATTCAATGTGTTAGGTATTATTGCGGTTTCTACACCATCTCAAGAATAA